From the genome of Gemmatimonadales bacterium, one region includes:
- a CDS encoding tetratricopeptide repeat protein: MSINQRARYSLAVSPLVLFALACGGSEGTDVTRTTTAAASVRPSAAVSAQPAAEMDSGTPVVATPPSSAPAMTYDDAEAAFHAGHYTEATDGFTGYTESHPENPWGFYMLGLSAWKAGNQGEALHAFDEALALDPNHVKSLLNSSRVLIELGRAEEAVDRLNTALTVHSSSNDAYRLLGRAHALLGESDSAVGAYHHAIALDPRDAWAMNNLGLLYLDRGQAGDALPPLVSATRIRDNSPVFQNNLGQALEHAGYFSAAASAYETALAADSGYTKASVGLSRVQGREDQPSFGALDLDALALAFKAQVDEWRGALDSAGEVEDSAESEMTRDSTSDSIPVVADSAVTSQPDSEP, encoded by the coding sequence ATGTCCATCAACCAGAGGGCCCGCTACTCGCTCGCCGTCTCGCCGCTCGTGCTGTTCGCGCTCGCCTGCGGCGGGTCCGAGGGCACCGATGTCACCCGCACCACGACCGCCGCTGCGTCGGTGCGTCCGAGCGCCGCCGTGTCGGCCCAGCCTGCCGCCGAGATGGATTCGGGCACGCCTGTGGTCGCCACTCCGCCGTCATCCGCGCCCGCGATGACCTACGACGACGCCGAGGCGGCGTTCCACGCCGGCCACTACACCGAGGCGACCGACGGATTCACCGGATACACCGAGAGTCACCCCGAGAATCCGTGGGGCTTCTACATGCTCGGCCTCTCCGCCTGGAAGGCCGGCAACCAGGGCGAGGCGCTGCACGCCTTCGACGAGGCGTTGGCGCTCGACCCGAATCACGTGAAGAGCCTGCTCAACTCGAGCCGCGTGCTGATCGAGCTGGGCCGCGCGGAGGAAGCGGTCGACCGGCTCAACACGGCGCTCACTGTGCACAGCTCGTCGAACGATGCCTATCGCCTGCTCGGCCGCGCACACGCGCTCCTCGGCGAGAGCGACTCGGCGGTGGGGGCTTACCACCACGCCATCGCCCTCGACCCGCGTGACGCGTGGGCGATGAACAACCTGGGCCTCTTGTATCTTGATCGAGGCCAGGCCGGCGACGCGCTCCCGCCGCTCGTCTCCGCGACGCGGATCCGGGACAACTCGCCCGTGTTCCAGAACAACCTCGGCCAGGCGCTGGAGCATGCCGGTTACTTCAGCGCGGCCGCGAGCGCCTACGAAACTGCGCTCGCGGCGGACAGCGGCTATACCAAGGCGTCGGTCGGATTGAGCCGGGTCCAGGGGCGGGAGGACCAGCCGAGCTTCGGCGCGCTCGATCTGGATGCGCTGGCGCTCGCGTTCAAAGCGCAGGTGGACGAGTGGCGCGGCGCGCTCGACAGCGCCGGCGAAGTCGAGGACAGCGCCGAGAGCGAGATGACGCGCGACAGCACCAGCGACTCGATCCCGGTGGTGGCCGACTCGGCAGTGACGTCGCAGCCGGATTCCGAGCCGTAA